Proteins from a genomic interval of Verrucomicrobiales bacterium:
- a CDS encoding NAD(P)-dependent oxidoreductase encodes MRSTVLITGGCGFIGTWVVREALHRSLKVVVLDPGSRPARWDRVLGKDADPVVLEQGSLLDRGRLDHIFATHGITHVIHLAALLTPACQSDPWEGCQVNILGTMAILEAIRKHSGRIAGFSYASSVAVFGDEPDHASGETGGLLQPLTFYGAFKKSVELIAAQYWRHFNIASVGIRPQVAYGPERDVGLTAGPSLAARALAHGEPFTIGYRGRVGYDYVEDVAEAFVRGALETPRGAPVVDLAGPIVTVEEIIEVLREIDPKAGAGILVSGGTIPSHAPPQPRFISELYPDWQTTSLLEGMRKTLKFYRRGGLGMSR; translated from the coding sequence GTGAGATCCACAGTATTGATTACGGGCGGATGCGGGTTCATCGGCACCTGGGTGGTACGCGAAGCGCTGCACCGATCACTGAAGGTCGTGGTTCTGGATCCGGGAAGCAGGCCGGCGCGCTGGGACCGGGTGCTCGGTAAGGACGCCGATCCCGTGGTGCTGGAGCAGGGGTCATTGCTCGATCGCGGTCGGCTGGACCACATCTTTGCCACCCATGGCATCACTCACGTCATTCATCTGGCCGCGCTCCTGACGCCCGCTTGCCAATCCGATCCTTGGGAGGGCTGCCAGGTAAACATCTTGGGTACGATGGCGATTTTGGAGGCGATCCGAAAGCACTCCGGCCGGATCGCTGGGTTCTCCTACGCAAGCTCCGTGGCGGTGTTTGGCGATGAGCCGGATCATGCTTCGGGGGAGACGGGTGGGTTGCTTCAGCCGCTGACATTCTACGGGGCGTTCAAGAAGTCGGTGGAACTCATCGCGGCGCAGTATTGGCGTCATTTCAACATCGCCTCCGTGGGCATCCGTCCCCAAGTCGCCTACGGGCCGGAACGCGATGTGGGATTGACCGCCGGGCCCTCGTTGGCAGCTCGGGCGTTGGCCCATGGCGAACCGTTCACCATCGGATATCGGGGTCGAGTCGGATACGACTACGTGGAGGACGTGGCGGAGGCATTCGTTCGCGGCGCCTTGGAGACTCCTCGGGGTGCCCCGGTGGTGGATCTGGCTGGTCCGATCGTTACGGTGGAGGAGATAATCGAGGTGCTGCGGGAGATTGATCCGAAGGCGGGGGCAGGGATTTTGGTGAGCGGAGGGACGATCCCATCGCACGCCCCTCCGCAACCACGATTCATTTCCGAGCTCTACCCCGATTGGCAAACGACGTCGCTGCTCGAGGGGATGAGGAAGACGCTAAAGTTTTATCGCCGTGGCGGCTTGGGCATGAGCCGTTGA